In the Pararge aegeria chromosome 16, ilParAegt1.1, whole genome shotgun sequence genome, TACCTAGTGAGCACCTCACAATaatgtcaattaatatttatttgcctaTAAAAGACTTccattattagttttttttatattcttaactcAATAAATGATGCCAATGTAAGTGGACATATCACCATCTGTCGCCAATGTACCTCTCATATTGGCGTCGTTAATTGGGGTTTAGTCATCGACGAAATTTTCTCAAAATGAAGCCGACGATGTCAAGTTATCGGGCTGTATCGGCGGGAGGCTTTGTTGTGTAGACTCCTTCTGTAGACAATGTGTAgacaatgaaaatttaaaattttacaaaccaAATGTAATCCTGGTGTTATAAGTGAAGAAGTCAAGCAGAATGTTATTAGTTATAACAGCAACGCATGCTGACACTATGTACACAGTTGACATGTCGAACATTATCGTCGTCTTGGGGTAGTGATGCTGGAAGTAGTCCACCGCCATTATAAAACTGTAAAgaataatcataatcatcagcCCACTGATGACAAATACCGCCTGTCTAGAAGTAAAAGAGATTATTTTTGCGTTATTGTTTTATCATTCAGAGAAATGGTGTAACCTTTTTGCCCTTTTCGATAATAAACTAAGGAATTAACTTAATCAACTGGTTTTTATAGATTACCACCGGcttatattgatatatttttatcgacctatctatacttataatatctttaaataaaattagtatcaagttcaatttatattttcagttagcttcaaaaaatttaatacctaTAAAAACGGAGAGAACGGAGCGAAAAAAGAAAAGGAGCGCCGGATTGTGAAAAAGAACAGATTTTTATGTCAAATAATTAAAACCGACATTAAACAAAAGATCAATATCATACGATGGCTTATGGTTATACTGTGCCttagttaaaaaattacaaatatcaatAAGTAAATAGAAACTAGATACTAAATTATAACTTTAGAAAGGTTCTATATTCCCTTCTTGAAGATCGTTATCAGATTTTCACTTAATGTACCTACACAAATAACAGGTCCATTTAGGATTAAGAAATAATTGCAGCCAAATAAAAAGATAATCTTAGTTGGTTTAACTATGAAAAGTTAATCGTTGGTGCTCAATATCGACGAAACATAcctataatagtttaaaaatagtcTGTAATAGAGTTACTTACCTATTAAACGGCAGTAAGAAAGCAGCACCAGCGACAAATAAGGTCAAATAGACAGAGTTATATCTATCCGGAGGCGGCGCCCCGGGCTCCGGCATCGTTAGGGCTTCACCTCGTGCGGCTCGTATTGCTTCAATGCGGGCGTACCCGCGTCCTAAAGTTTCATTCATCCTCTTCAAAATACTAGATCACTTTCTTCTTTCTCGGCCCACTCGCTTTTATAACACTTCaccattttcaaatttaaactaGATTTACTAAAAAGTCTTTACTATCGTATTAAGCTTTCATTCAGAATATTCAAGTGTTCCTAAGATCATATAGATCaattattcaaaaattaatacctacccgagaggtttttttttaaatagtcaaaAACCCATGGaactatgtattaaaatatgtacAATCGCATTGATGGAAGTTAATGGCTTACACATTTTTACATTTCAGCATTACTTTATCCTCTATCGCacatattaagatattataagcTCGTCACATTAATCAAAACTTTTTAACATTGTCCTAAAATCTTCTCgttcgttttgttttatttatatgttgtcTTCATACAACAAAACGCGACCGGCATAAGTTGACAGAAGAGCTGTAGGGTGCCTAAGAATTTCTGACGCATGCGTGTAAAAGATCGATTTTTAGTGAAGGGAAAGAAGTTGTTGATTCGTCTTTCTTCTATCTCTCGGAGATTGCATTTGCACAAACTTAGTAGATTAGCCTAAGCAGTAAAGCACCCTCCACTTAGTGTATAGAATgtaagctttattatttttaataggtattAAAAGTGAGCAGTTTTCAGTTAATGAGACGATTCCAGACTAGAACGtcatatttgaaatataaattatggtaCTTCAAATATCGGGTTTTCAGAATATAAGTAGcacttttcaaacaaataaaacaaaatcaaattcggttcatccgttcgggagacacgatgccacagacacacacacgtacgcacacacgcgcacacatacattgaaacatacctacttaaaataagatGTTTCTATGttgttgtatatattttttaggtaaTGCAATCTTCTTATTGTGTCAAGCTACTTCAGTCATGACAATGATCGAGTTTACTGTACAATTTGTACGTTGAACTaaagtaaaaacaattttttttgcttcctgtacttaatatttttagattGTTTAAAAGAACTGTGTTGACCTCGTGTGTTGTGAGAAGTGTCCATAAAGAACTTTAAGATAAGATTTATAATTCTTCCACAGGTCATGATTATGTTTAGACCTCTGAACTGTTTGCTTATTGTCAATGATATTACAATACCCTTAAGTGTCTTAAAAAACAACGATATTCATATTGTGCTTTGAACCGACActtgatcattttttttttgtagaatttGGTTTATATGGGATTTCTAACCTCTAAAACTCCCTCGGTACGGTTCATACGTACGTGCTTTGAACCGCGACTTCATCCTACTGAACCGATAGTATTTTCAGGTTGAAAAGTCTTATCCTATCCTATATATTCTCCAGGATACTAGTTGATTTTACGTAAGccctaaatatatataaatattaaacaaaaatatgaaGGGTAAATCCGgcctaaaatttattaatttactcaCACCTCCTAACATACAATTAATGCGCACATTATTGTCTTAAGTGCATAAACTTTGgccctttatttatttttacagcttTAGTAGATTAggcattaaattttatttgtgtctTATGTTTGGATATGGCTTGTTTGCGGGATTTCGCGAGAAAAATTGgggtttgttatttttttgcgtTCGCGATAGAAGGCAAGAGTGGGTACAAATAGGTTTTTTGTgtgtacttaattaaatgtaCCTACTGCGTACTGAAGTATTTGAAGTATCTTTAGGTATATgtgttttcttatttaattattttacatcttcTTAGTACGGCAAGGCcatacactaactagatagaactaacTACATAATTATATGATTCGTAGTCCCGTAGTGTCTGAGAACCTTAACCGAaaagcattttaatattaatatttacatatttttaagaaacttgTCTAGACACAGCAATCATCAGACACTTACCTACTGATGCCCTTatgatttagttattttattgtcCATGATGCGTTGCGCAAGTTTCTACGTGAAACCTACAATGCCACATTtacaatttaagtttaaaatgcaAAGAAGAACTTCAAAATTGGCGGGATTTGATCCTGCATATATCTGAAGCCTGTGTGTACTTGGCTTGGCAGCTTCCCCCCTGCCCCCTGGGTACGTCCATATTCACCAgcgattatatttaaaaatatctataggTACCTTGTCAGAATCTTTGCcagctacttaaaataaaacaatcaattccagtttttttttattcaactcaTAAATAACTACTATCACTACTCTATAGTCTAAAGatctattatattgtatattacataaaccataacttaaattttaatattttttttaaacaaaagaatGTCGACAGAAACAAGTTCCTGCACATTatgtaagattttttaaatatttatgtgtgttttctgtaagtattgtaaaaactaatataaatgggtttacataaaactattatttctaGGTTCAAATACAATTTTGAATTCTTTAGCTGACAGTGTAACTCCATCAATTGGATCTGCACTTGGAAGACTATCACCTTCAGGCACTGTAAGGTTGAACCTTTGCAACAAATGTGTCAGAAACATGAACAGTTCTGAACGAGCCAATCCTTCGCCGATGCACCTCCTTTTACctgtttgaaataataaacctaAGTACGGAAAACCCAAATCATGATAACTTAAAATTTCGAAGGACGTAATTTACTTTCTAGGGTTGTACTATAatctagttttatattttattatattctaatttAATACTTGTAACGAAGACATATggcaaaaattacaaaattacctATAAATAGTCATTGCTAAAATTAGAATCCAGATAGATAgagcaaaattataataacaatttagtTGCACGTCAAGAAAAGTGTTTTGGTTTTGGAATAAGTATATCTTGAGTATGTAGATATTGTTTTCTTAAGATAACCTTTAGGATAAAATGTAATCAGTCAAACTTTTATCTGTAGATAAGTGGAATTACGATCTGGAAGGTGTGTCTAAGAAATACCAAATAGCAACGTGTTAAAAGTACAAAAACAGGTCTGCCGTAACAATTTTCGATAAAATAACAATCATTTGATACTGACACTGAATTATTTTTCCTAACTAACATACATAGTTGGTTTTGTTATCAGTTAAAAAGACTTTTAGGGTACACTGTAATGAATACCTGGAATATGATCAAATATAGGTTAGTAAAGAAAACGACATCACGTAAAATATGATCACGAATTTACGACTATGACTAATCTactttttttgtcatttatacaaaaatcttattACCGCTTCCAAAAGGCATGAGCCAGTCATCTTGAATCAGATTCCCTTCTCTTGTTAAAAAACGCTCCGGCCGAAACGATAAGGAGTCCTTCCAATGTTCTCCGTTGTGAAGGTCGTGAATGGCCAGTAGCACAAAAGTgccctaaatataaaaaaaaatatcaggatGATGTTTGACTAAAGGGCATCCACCATTTTGGTCCACTTCTGAAAGTGCTGGCTAAAAATTACACCGAAGCTGTAGGATTTATTTAAGTtctaaaatctttattaatttaataaatgaattagttttatgtttttttgtaaatcaaaataatgacaaaatattaaaaattgcttCACAGTCATTGCAGTTGGGTATCATCTACttctaggtatatattttaaataaggaaaagtggactaaaaaatatgttactacTAGTTTTTACATAATACAGCACATTCTactaatatatttgctctgtatgtatttgtgtatatttatatttatttatatatatatatatatatatatatatttgtatatatgtttatatgtgtatgtatttatttctgtattatttgtatttgtattagctgtttatgtattattgttatatatagtagatgtagtttatgttatatatttttaaaattgcactatcccgtttccatactcctgttcttctttcattaagggttgtctggaggagatcgcttaaagcgataagaccgcctttgcgcattgttattcttcttgtatttatgttttcaatttatattataaattgtgtgcaataaagaatttatctatctatctatctatctattcttTTCTTGGACTTTCACTTTCggacaaaaaatttatatatcttaAATCCTCGTGGTCCTTCTTTGATTATAATTACCTTTGGTATTGTGTAGTTTCCAAGTCTTGCATCTTCGAGTGCCATGTGCGGTATACCTACAGCAGCCACACTTGATATTCGCAGTGTTTCAAGCAGAACCGCTTCCGTGTATACCATCCTGTTGAATTTGATAtcgtaataaaacagtcattaacATCATCATGTCAGCCAATAGActtccactgctagacataggtcttctgtagggtGTTCGAAATACCGTGGTCTtatgccgcttgaatccagcggctttCTGACGACGACGCCTTTAACGTCATCTGTTCACTttgtcgggggtctaccaacgctgtggACCGGTAAGGTCCGAGGTTGCCAGCACCTTGGTACTCCAACATCTATCGGTTCTGCGAGCTACGCCAAttctatagtaataaataatgtttacaaGATTCGCTTTCGTTTTCGCGTTGTTGGGTCAGGGAATGGATACCGAAGGTGGTAGTGTGTGTTTAATGTACACACTACCATCTGATAACGTCGTGGTCATAAGGGAtgaaaaatgcgaaagttgtaGTCccacacgctggccaagtgcggtttggtggatttcacacgtttttgagaaagttatgaagaactctttggcatgcagatttcctccaGATGTTTTTCTGTACCGTTacagcaagcgatattttaatagtCTCAatcaaaacgcaaataactccgtAAATTTAGAGGTGCTGCGGATCGATCTTGGTTCCTCGAAAGGAAGactgaagctctaaccactaggctatgatCGTGTCTCACTATCAGGACGACTAGTATAAGCAGGAgatattatatcatatatatcataGCAGGATAAAATTACCATGTCCACCTGCCAAGTCACGGCAACAGAAAATATAAGGTGTTTACACCCGTATAttatttagaagaagaagaagaagaaacactttattgcacgtataacatacaggaaaagaaacagtaaggagtatacagtacacagtgtagacatgcaaaggcggccttattgctgcaagcaatctcttacaggcaacctttgtagataggacttacagcaagagaacgggatagtgccaagagtgttgatagatatacataaataccaaaatgtaaagatacttacatagatgtaatttttttggtatttattatttagatatacttCCACCTGGGCGTTCAGGGTCAAAGAGTTTATAGAGCTGTATgagagaatatattttttatttatttgcctatttatttttacactacaaaaagagaaaaataGATGGTGCAAGcggaaatttaaaaagtatgatTTTTCGCAGTTCAATTTCGTCCTTTCACTGGGGAGAATAATGTCTCCTGTCCAATCATTCTAGCTGTGCTGATATggatgaaacaaataaataatcaaaaaatatgtaactGTACTTAGATCTGTCACTAAGAGTAGGGCGTCGAGAAGATCCAACTTGGGTGTCAATTTCGTACTGCAATTTTCTCTGGACTTCTTGATTTCTTACTATATGAAGAAGCATAAACACTGTTGTGTTACTAACAGTTTCTACTCCTGCTTCAAGTAGATCAAGGCATATCACTAGAAGCTCTTCAGTAGAAACTGAAACAAATTAATCATAGAAaaattagataaatataaatcttaGATGTGAGATCTActtataatatcatatttttactGCCAAGCGTCTTTAATGTTGCATTATCAATAACAACACAAGACCATTATCATCTTTTCGAGGTGGCTTATATTACAAAAGTTCTATACTTCTATTTAGTCCGTAGACTAAAGCAAGAAGTATACCTAGGTCCTAGACAAAGTGTCTCTTGAAGCCGGTTTAAAGTTTTAAgtagttataatttaaagttttaagaaattataattagcTTTAACTAGAAGCGTAGCGTATGGCTAGTAGCATGGTATGGCTACATAaagtttgtatattattaaaatatatgtacaacAGCTGGCAGAGTTATGCTCATTTACTGTTTAGGCAAGCTCTTTGTACGTCCAACACTAGTAAGTACCAAAgctcggctagcatgggcacaAGACAAGTatcgggaaaggataaaaatgtatcttctcccacagctgtatcgactctcagagcaatggcgcacgagtggaaataatatccaaataatatatgtgtaataataaacggaagGAGAAGTATACccaaacttctcctattccatgttcccggaTTAAGcacgtggacacgttaattatatcccttttcatgggatataatttttgtctcttggCTGTGTAGTACCTCGTACGACCCTGCCTGTATCTTGCCTTTACCGAGGGGATGGCAAGAGTAGCAAGAATATTTACTGACTTTTATAATTTCAAGGACCGATTCtagtattttgttattaatgatGCAATATCAAGCCTCAACAACGGCTGACTCAAACGGCAGCACGGATATTAACAAGCGAGAACTTAATTGACTagattagaaaaaaagaaacgtaCAAGATTCATTCTTCTGTGAGTTCATTTCAATTAAAAACATGTCTATAACATCTCTTGGTTTCTTTATATCAATCGTATTTTGATGTTCTTGTATCGTAGTCTGGAATGCGAaacattattttagtaaaacGTGTATTGGTTCGAATACAATTTGCATGAATACATATAGGTACAGTACAATGCAAGACGGAAAAACCTTGAACTTGAAACAGATTGCTATCTAACGTGCATTTTTGACTCAACTTTGTTACATGATTCTAGTACCTACACAATTTTTAAGATAAATATCTTTGCCTAGTTGGCCTTCTGTTTACTCAATTACCGTGCATGTGTGTcacaaatacatataattattaaaaaagtttacgTTTATTTacacgaattttttttttgttttcaccaatGCTGCGGTTGTCaaggaaaaagaaaatttaaaaaaggacaacaaatttaaaattcggACTTGGTACTTTTGTCTGGGACCATATGGTCTCTTAAGTGTAACTATAGATGCGACGTGTCAACTATCaatggataaaataaaaatactaaaaactaaaaagccagaaataaatattttcagcaTCACTTAGTGTTTCAGGAGTTCTCCCACTTCccagcacttcaccatcagctcctttattgtgacaagcataaattgcttacctactcTATGCCTACCATAATCGAAGCTCaaccagtgtaatacttattaatgTGTAATTCTGGTGGCCATCCGTGGTTTTCATCAGTCaagttactttaataaatatccaaatcgctataggtccctataatatttgaacagttccctcaatttctctAGGAGcaacagatcttgacctgatgaaaattgtgaccacatgggaagtatatcgtctcaaacataaaaaatatttttcaaatcggtttataaatgacagttTTGAGCTAAcactcataaaaaaaattaaaattacaaaaaaaagtacaacCGAATTAAGAACCTCCTACCTGTATAacagtttataaaattattacaaacttGTTTAAAACGATATGTTTACTATCAACTTGTCGGTTTCTGAActaattttcatcatcattatcttgATCCGGTTACAATTAGGTACTTATGCTGTTAACTTCTTATCAAccaagtacaaaaataaattatttttgtttttcaataaaataaaaaaataaaaaagttttcataGACTTCAACTACATTgaatttaatatgtaatattaataaataaataaatattcgatGTTGTTTCTAGAATTTTCCTCTCTATATTTACATCTCGTCTAATCATATTCTTTTGACGCAGACAGTGATAGGTATTGTGAGTAATACTCAAGTCACGGAGATTAATATAACAATTTGACTGAAGCCGGGGAATAGACagaaagaattttaaataacacaacttaaataaaacttactcgTAAAAAGTCATACAGCGAATCGTGGATAGCAATAAGCTCATTATATccaattaaatttggaaaaacaTGTCTGAGGAATGGCATAAAATTCAGAATACCACCACTCATATCAACAACTTTAAAGGATCTGGTGATGAGATCGCATAAAATTGTTAGTTGCTCATTTGTCAAGTCGTAcctaaaagtaaattaatttagtatataattaaaatccatgttattaataataccAATCCGTTTCTTCACAAGTTACCTAGCTAATTAGGGTTGCAATGGCAACGCTAATTAGCTACGTAACTATTTCTTCAGTCATCATCAGGaccttaattattgttattgataataaatcaGCATTTACAGCGGTGCTAACCTATTGGTTAGGACTTTGACTGCACTATCGAggggccgacttcgaatcccagcacacatctctaacttttctaagttatgtgcgttttaagcaattaaaatataacttgcttcatcggtgaaggaaaacatcgtgaggaaacctgccttgGAGTTCTTTTTATATTCTCAAAGGAGATGGGTTGATAATATGATAGCATTTAGTATTAAGTAGAAGTATTAAGTCTTCTACTGATTTAACTCTTCCGAGTACATGTAACTTAAATGTCCTGACTGATTCATCAACGCCGGagaaaaatgcaaaaaatgAAATGGTAAGGTCTGGAATAAAGTTGGTAATTTAATTCTAGGGTGTTAGCGTTATTTCATTATAGGGTAGGTTATTCACCAGGAATTGTTTTTTTcgaaaatgaaaaagttaaaTGTGGATTGGAACTTGAACGGTTGAAAGGTTTCAGGTAAATTTaggtaaatagttttaaataatacaattttcgtaggttaatatatttttactaagaGTGTTAAAATAGGATCTAGAAATCTTCCGAAACTTTATTGTTCGAAATTGGGAAAGAAGGTCTATTATTCTATTGATTGAAGATTGGTTGGATTAAGTTCACGAAAATATAGTATAAGTAAGCTTAGGATTATTCTCATGCACATATAACGATTAAATAACACATTACAAATATCCCCTGTTATAATGATTTCGTCGAAGTCCACGGTTTGgttgtttttattgataaaaactaGTGATATTACGAAAAATTTCACACTGatactgtaaataataattttgaagggGTAGGTAATTACGTATGTGCTACATACTTACCTCCTGCCAGCTACTAACTTCCAAAGGATATTGACGATGCAGACGTCAAACATGTGGTTCACTACTACAGGCATTCCAGCGTCTGCCATCCTTAGGTCAATCAGGGCTTTACATTCCTCGCTAATATTAGATTCCATGGATCGCGAACCATATCCAAAATTTTTAAGGCATTTTAAAACCATGCGTCTCGTTTTATGCCATGTTGCTCCATCCGAAAATACTAATCCTGTTAATACAATTTATTGATTTTGGCTATATtatctaaattcaaaatcatCCCCATTAGCATAATCGGGCTTAGGTAGGTATCagtgtattatataaaaacttgACTCTGCTGGCACGATAGATACAAATTCTAATTATTAATTCCTTGTTTAAATACGTATCCTTGACTTATGACCCTACGTCGATttacacttaaaaatataaaattccacAGAGGGTTTTCAAGTACTTAGATTGTGAATGAAATTAAAGTCAAACTACAAATCAATGATACCTACTGAATGTTTAGTATTGGTGTCTCGAATACAACCAAGATCAGTAACGCTGCAGGAAAAATCCTTACGACCTAGTGGTCCTGTAATTTTGCGTAGAACAAAGGAAAAATATTGCGGCAAAATTTAGGGAATTTTTGTTTGCATTATGCAAACGAAAAATTCATTACACGATGCATCAATGCATTATGCGATGACAAAACGTTTTTTGAATTGATTCCAGTTATCTCTACCACCGTAATAATGATAAGTCGTCTGTCTAATATaacatttgtaaattatttCGATTACATGGCTTTTTATCACATTGCAATTAGGCCCAGGGTTTTGGTCTAGGGTCTAGCTAATAAggttcttatataaaaaaataaagcatataacatatgtaaataagtaaagaattactacctattatataaaaaaaaatatttagaaaggAAATTTGGATTAGTCTAAACTAAAAGAAAGTTTATGTCACTTACCAAGTTTCTTATTAAAAGatctaagtaaataaaaaaacccatTCGGTCTTCCATCAAAAACATCTTTAGAAGACACCTCTTTAATTAAATCTCTACCAGAAACAACAACAACGTTGGTGTAACCAAGTCGAAGGCCCAGTATGTTCCCATATTTCTTTGACCACTCTTGCCAAACACTGTGATGGtactttaatttctttaaacttaacCAGAGTGAGAACAAGTTGCCTATTATAGGCATCAATGGTGGACCTAAAATCACAATAAATACTTGCtttaaaaggtatttaaagaaaaacttttcGTAACGAACAATTTAACCTGGAGGATATGATTCTGGTTTTTGTATGGCTTCTTTGCAtatcagtaaaaataaaataaaaattagtaaagGCCACATCTTCCGTTTGGAAGTGTAATGATACTATTGAGACGTGAGTACACTAAGTGTGTACATCCAGATAAAATCGGAAAACCTTACGTAATACGATTAGTTATTCAAATTTACCATGGATGTAAGTTATCCATCCTGTTTGTTACACACACATGCAAATACATGTTGAATTTGGATAGAGGCATGCGTAACTTCGCGGAATTCTTTGATATATTAAtgcattaaaaaagaaataaactcgATCGCAGTAAAAATCTCAGAAAACTTTTACGGCGATTGAGATCGATCACCGGCACGGGCCAACTTTTCAGAGTATGTGCAgctactaaatataaatttaatgctgaaggaaaacatcatgaggagaTTTATAGAGAGGGTTCTCCAAAATGTtatcaatggcgtgtgaagtctatccaATACGCACacggtcagcgtggtggactagggcccaATGGCATGCATAGGGGTTTTAAGCCGGAAGAtcgcataaaattgaaatgttGTCCTTATACacaagttgacggccgattttcggacggcgaccctgctttctgagcccaaggccgtgggttcgattcccactactggaaaatatatgtgtgatgagcatgaacgtttttcagtgtctgggtgtttatatattttctaagtattaatgtatataattcataaaaatattcatcagtcatcttagtacccataacacaagctacgcttactatggggctagatggcgatgtgtgtattgtcgtagtatatttatttatttaaaaataaaaaaaaagttgtataaaatattt is a window encoding:
- the LOC120630636 gene encoding farnesoate epoxidase-like, with protein sequence MWPLLIFILFLLICKEAIQKPESYPPGPPLMPIIGNLFSLWLSLKKLKYHHSVWQEWSKKYGNILGLRLGYTNVVVVSGRDLIKEVSSKDVFDGRPNGFFYLLRSFNKKLGLVFSDGATWHKTRRMVLKCLKNFGYGSRSMESNISEECKALIDLRMADAGMPVVVNHMFDVCIVNILWKLVAGRRYDLTNEQLTILCDLITRSFKVVDMSGGILNFMPFLRHVFPNLIGYNELIAIHDSLYDFLRTTIQEHQNTIDIKKPRDVIDMFLIEMNSQKNESFSTEELLVICLDLLEAGVETVSNTTVFMLLHIVRNQEVQRKLQYEIDTQVGSSRRPTLSDRSKMVYTEAVLLETLRISSVAAVGIPHMALEDARLGNYTIPKGTFVLLAIHDLHNGEHWKDSLSFRPERFLTREGNLIQDDWLMPFGSGKRRCIGEGLARSELFMFLTHLLQRFNLTVPEGDSLPSADPIDGVTLSAKEFKIVFEPRNNSFM